The following coding sequences lie in one Bacteroidetes bacterium SB0662_bin_6 genomic window:
- a CDS encoding histidine--tRNA ligase produces MAKTWRNIRGTFDILPWPSAADGVAVPGSAAWQYVEDVIRKTMGRFHFEEIRTPVLEEEGLIVRGIGEGSDIVTKEMFVVERGDDRYVLRPEVTAPVMRAWLQHRLDQRGGVQRLYYIGPCFRAERPQKGRYRQFHQFGCETIGTDDPRADAEVIALMLAVYDAFGITGSRLRINTLGLPEERKQYVEALRAWLTPHKDVLSESGQRRLEKNPLRILDTKDEQEQALLRDAPLLIDFTGEQTRKRYESVKECLGDAGIDFIEDFLLVRGLDYYMHTAFELESPDLGAQSALAGGGRYDLLASALGSDRPAPGVGFAAGIERLLLALDAQDANIPETLPPDVFLVALGDEAQRWAFREAHRLRRQGISASFDLKGRSMKAQMREAHRQRALFALIAGQTELEAGIIQLKNMDSGEQVQLPADEAPEHISKCLRDSRESGDSYLLSSR; encoded by the coding sequence GTGGCGAAGACCTGGCGGAACATACGCGGTACGTTCGATATCCTGCCTTGGCCATCCGCGGCGGATGGGGTTGCTGTGCCCGGCAGCGCAGCCTGGCAGTATGTCGAGGACGTCATCCGCAAGACCATGGGCCGCTTTCATTTCGAGGAGATCCGTACACCTGTTCTTGAAGAGGAGGGATTGATTGTCCGGGGCATTGGCGAAGGGTCGGATATTGTCACAAAGGAGATGTTTGTGGTAGAGCGGGGGGATGACCGGTATGTGCTGCGTCCGGAAGTGACGGCGCCGGTGATGCGCGCCTGGCTTCAGCACCGCCTCGACCAGCGTGGCGGGGTACAGAGGTTGTACTACATCGGTCCGTGTTTTCGGGCGGAACGCCCCCAGAAGGGGAGGTATCGGCAATTTCACCAGTTCGGATGCGAAACCATCGGAACAGATGACCCGCGGGCCGATGCGGAGGTCATTGCGCTTATGCTGGCTGTTTACGACGCTTTTGGCATAACGGGAAGCAGACTGCGCATCAATACGTTGGGTCTTCCGGAGGAGCGGAAACAATATGTGGAGGCGCTCCGCGCCTGGTTGACTCCCCACAAGGATGTCCTTTCCGAAAGTGGGCAGCGGCGGCTGGAAAAGAATCCGCTTCGTATCCTCGATACGAAAGACGAGCAGGAACAGGCGTTGCTCCGGGATGCTCCTTTGTTGATTGATTTTACGGGGGAACAAACCAGGAAACGGTATGAAAGCGTGAAAGAATGCCTGGGCGATGCCGGGATCGATTTCATTGAGGATTTTTTGCTGGTGCGCGGGCTGGATTATTACATGCATACAGCGTTCGAACTGGAGAGTCCGGACCTCGGTGCGCAAAGTGCATTGGCAGGCGGTGGTCGATACGATCTGTTGGCTTCTGCATTGGGATCGGATCGCCCTGCGCCGGGAGTAGGCTTTGCTGCCGGGATCGAGCGATTGCTTCTGGCGCTTGATGCGCAAGATGCGAATATTCCGGAAACCCTTCCCCCGGATGTTTTTCTGGTGGCGCTCGGCGACGAGGCGCAGCGATGGGCGTTTCGGGAGGCTCATCGCTTGCGGCGCCAGGGGATATCCGCGAGTTTTGATCTGAAGGGTCGTTCCATGAAAGCGCAAATGCGTGAGGCCCACCGGCAGCGGGCGCTTTTTGCACTGATTGCAGGGCAGACCGAACTGGAGGCCGGAATTATCCAGTTGAAAAACATGGATTCGGGCGAACAGGTGCAGCTTCCGGCCGACGAGGCGCCTGAGCACATATCGAAATGCTTACGGGATTCTCGTGAAAGCGGGGATTCTTATCTACTATCTTCCCGATAA
- a CDS encoding RluA family pseudouridine synthase — MSEERVEQIVTLQVPAGYTESLRLDRYLARFLPNVSRTKVSKGIEEGRVTVNGGTVGKPSHIVQAGDTIVCTILRTPPIEAQPEPIPLDIVYEDDAVIVVDKAAGMVVHPAYGHRTGTLVNALLHHVGAGPIGVNAGLEGDDFPNDDLQDVGLSVLHALPDRDDDPAIRPGIVHRLDKDTSGLVVVAKDDAAHRHLARQFAEHTIVRRYLALLWGVPDPASGRIEGDIGRDPRNRKRMTVAPSGTGKHAVTHYETLERLDHTVLAAFRLETGRTHQIRVHAQHIGHPVFGDETYGGRVLRFGPVSASRKAFAQNLFARLDRQALHAETLTFIHPRTEQRVSFRADLPEDMRYVIERLRRPGGADPAAGS, encoded by the coding sequence ATGTCCGAAGAACGGGTCGAACAGATCGTAACGCTCCAGGTGCCTGCCGGATATACGGAATCTCTCCGGCTTGACCGGTACCTCGCCCGGTTTCTGCCGAATGTTTCCCGCACAAAGGTGAGTAAAGGCATCGAAGAGGGACGGGTGACAGTGAACGGGGGGACTGTTGGCAAGCCGTCTCATATTGTACAGGCCGGGGATACGATCGTATGCACGATATTGCGTACTCCACCGATCGAAGCGCAGCCTGAGCCTATTCCCCTGGACATCGTATACGAAGACGATGCGGTCATCGTGGTGGACAAGGCCGCCGGCATGGTTGTACACCCTGCGTACGGGCATCGCACGGGTACGCTGGTGAATGCCTTGCTGCACCATGTCGGCGCTGGGCCGATAGGTGTAAATGCCGGTCTGGAAGGTGACGATTTTCCGAACGACGATCTGCAGGATGTCGGACTTTCCGTCCTGCATGCGCTCCCGGACCGGGACGACGACCCAGCCATTCGTCCGGGTATCGTGCATCGGCTCGACAAGGACACATCCGGCCTGGTCGTTGTAGCGAAAGACGATGCAGCCCATCGGCATCTCGCCCGTCAATTCGCGGAACACACGATTGTGCGGCGGTATCTCGCCTTGCTATGGGGCGTTCCGGATCCGGCCAGCGGGCGTATCGAAGGGGATATCGGGCGCGATCCACGGAATCGGAAGCGAATGACCGTGGCGCCTTCGGGTACAGGAAAACATGCGGTGACGCATTATGAAACGCTGGAGCGTTTGGATCATACCGTACTGGCTGCTTTTCGCCTGGAGACGGGCCGAACCCACCAGATTCGCGTACATGCGCAACACATAGGACATCCCGTGTTCGGGGACGAGACGTACGGGGGGCGGGTGTTGCGGTTCGGTCCGGTTTCGGCAAGCCGCAAGGCGTTTGCTCAGAATCTTTTTGCACGGCTCGATCGGCAGGCGCTTCACGCGGAAACATTGACGTTCATTCACCCCCGGACAGAGCAGAGGGTATCGTTTCGAGCCGATCTTCCGGAAGACATGAGGTATGTGATCGAGCGCTTGCGCCGTCCCGGCGGGGCGGATCCTGCAGCCGGGTCCTGA